A region from the Cryptococcus gattii WM276 chromosome H, complete sequence genome encodes:
- a CDS encoding uncharacterized protein (Similar to TIGR gene model, INSD accession AAW45715.1): protein MQMPRIMYGRRRGQRNWCLKLEDLVGQAIKSLISEGVVKREELYIQTKFTSIDGQDPSLTLPYDPSSPVEEQVKQSFETSLKNLGVEYIDAVVLHSPLKSREDTLKAYLTLSRFLSTKQVRHLGISNCYDPLLLKWLIDSVAEYSSKHQEEPEVKVEIVQNRWYEGNGWDWDIYDICRGHDIRYQSFWTLTGSPTLLKQPFLINLAAKYGLTPEQTIYKLCQLWGITPLCGTTSLAHAKEAVSVENATGLMSSTEEVVKLWNAMGGRYKEGSH from the exons ATGCAGATGCCGCGGATAATGTACG gaagaaggagaggacAGCGGAATTGGTGTCTCAAGCT GGAAGATCTAGTTGGGCAGGCTATTAAAAGTCTGATCAGTGAGGGTGTGGTGAAGCGGGAAGAATTATATATTCAAACCAA ATTCACAAGCATAGACGGGCAAGACCCATCCCTGACATTACCGTACGACCCCTCATCTCCTGTTGAGGAACAGGTGAAGCAATCGTTCGAAACGTCGTTGAAAAATCTGGGAGTGGAATATATTGATGCGGTTGTGTTGCACTCGCCTTTAAAGAGTCGTGAG GACACACTCAAAGCTTACCTTACCCTCTCCCGGTTCCTCTCCACAAAACAAGTCAGACATCTTGGAATATCCAACTGTTACGACCCTTTGCTTTTGAAATGGTTGATCGACAGCGTGGCGGAGTATTCTTCAAAGCATCAGGAAGAGCCGGAGGTGAAGGTTGAAATAGTGCAGAATCGATGGTATGAGGGGAATGGGTGGGATTGGGATA TATACGATATTTGCCGAGGGCATGATATTCGATACCA ATCGTTCTGGACCTTGACCGGCTCACCTACATTGCTCAAACAGCCTTTCTTGATCAATCTCGCTGCGAAATATGGGTTGACCCCTGAGCAGACAATTTATAAGCTTTGCCAGCT ATGGGGCATAACTCCTTTATGCGGTACTACCTCCTTGGCACACGCAAAAGAAGCTGTATCAGTGGAGAATGCGACAGGATTAATGTCCTCGACGGAGGAAGTGGTAAAGCTGTGGAATGCTATGGGGGGGAGGTACAAAGAGGGTAGCCATTGA
- a CDS encoding Hypothetical protein (Similar to TIGR gene model, INSD accession AAW41266.1; CNA00360) encodes MSKFKISSALWDKIHHFASFPQTGVSLQQMILFGQNPSQGTLLKASQFLSEELPIRLSHRVVELEGLPDGLNKMPSINTVKEWYAQSFDELVSFPKPRLKPELEEILRIPPAPTQPFPSATPNPSLDPLMREGPVGSGFVSERHIGTGGNGIGVGKRLRIPIERRYFSPPPPTIIYPPEVHDYNEKFTGLLQIIKHRHDPTVTTVAQGVLEWKRMQRASVIGTPIQEFLDRFYMSRIGIRFLIGQHIALNTLPPHPDYVGIICTRAVHNARYVCEEHYALFKSPNIQLVCPPDLTFPYIPGHLSHICFELLKNSLRAVVERYGVDNDDEYPPIKMVVVEGREDITIKISDEGGGIPRSAIPHIWTYLYTTMSDEGLEDTIQGSDFKAPMAGFGYGLPLSRLYARFFGGDLRLISMDGYGTDVYISLNKLSSR; translated from the exons ATGTCGAAGTTCAAGATCTCTTCCGCACTATGGGACAAAATCCACCATTTTGCATCTTTTCCTCAAACCGGAG TTTCTCTTCAACAGATGATCCTCTTCGGCCAGAATCCATCTCAAGGAACACTCCTCAAAGCTTCACAATTCCTTTCGGAAGAGTTACCAATAAGACTATCTCATAGAGTGGTAGAGCTCGAAGGCCTTCCAGATGGGCTAAATAAGATGCCCAGTATAAATACCGTAAAGGAATGGTACGCGCAAAGTTTTGAT GAACTGGTATCTTTTCCAAAACCAAGACTCAAGCCCGAGCTGGAAGAGATTTTACGCATCCCGCCCGCACC TACACAACCATTCCCCTCTGCTACTCCAAACCCCTCGCTCGACCCGCTTATGCGTGAAGGACCAGTAGGATCTGGATTTGTGTCGGAAAGACATATAGGCACAGGAGGCAATGGCATAGGAGTTGGGAAGAGACTGAGAATACCTATCGAACGGAG ATACTTCTCCCCGCCTCCACCGACCATAATCTATCCCCCTGAAGTTCACGACTACAACGAGAAATTCACCGGGCTTCTTCAAATCATCAAGCACCGACATGATCCCACTGTGACTACGGTTGCGCAAGGCGTTTTAGAATGGAAGAGAATGCAGAGGGCGAGCGTGATTGGGACTCCAATACAGGAGTTTTTGGATAGATTTTACATGAGTAGAATTGGGATCAGGTTCTTAATCGGACAGC ATATTGCGCTAAACACTCTCCCACCTCATCCTGATTATGTTGGTATAATCTGCACAAGAGCAGTAC ATAACGCCCGCTACGTCTGTGAAGAACATTATGCCCTCTTCAAATCCCCTAATATCCAGCTCGTCTGCCCGCCCGACCTCACATTCCCTTATATCCCAGGTCATCTTTCTCACATCTGTTTTGAACTCCTCAAAAACTCTCTGCGTGCTGTGGTAGAGCGATACGGCGTCGACAATGATGATGAGTATCCTCCGATCAAGATGGTCGTGGTGGAAGGAAGGGAGGATATCACGATCAAGATCTCTGATGAGGGTGGTGGGATTCCGAGAAGCGCCATACCACACATTTGGAC TTACTTATACACAACGATGAGCGATGAAGGTCTAGAAGATACCATTCAAGGCTCGGACTTTAAGGCTCCCATGGCAGGATTTGG CTATGgccttcctctttctcgTCTC TACGCTCGATTCTTTGGTGGTGATCTGAGATTGATCTCCATGGACGGGTACGGCACCGACGTTTACATCTCTCTCAATAAACTTTCATCTAGGTAA
- a CDS encoding Glutathione S-transferase, putative (Similar to TIGR gene model, INSD accession AAW45285.1): MSASSVPASPLPSPRRPESFRPEATTVTPKLHLFTAATPNGYKPSILLEELHAAYPENREIAYDFTQLRFDHTDQKKPEFLKINPNGRIPALVDDNVEGGHNVFESASILLWLVERYDKDYKFWFKDPLERSQALSWIFFAHGGVGPMQGQANHFFRYAPEKIPYGIKRYQDETARLYSVLEGQLAKSESQGYLVGGKFSLADINVFPWVRSYSWAGVDITPFPNVAKWLERIEARPATYKGLGVPERGKGKRSEEEEEEDAKEASKWIMSGQEK, from the exons ATGTCTGCCTCCTCTGTGCCTGCCTCTcccctcccctccccccGCCGTCCCGAGTCCTTCCGCCCTGAAGCCACCACCGTTACACCCAAGTTGCACCTTTTCACAGCTGCAACTCCCAATGGATACAAACCCTCTATCCTTCTTGAAGAGCTTCACGCCGCATACCCCGAGAACCGCGAAATTGCGTATGATTTCACACAGTTGAGGTTCGACCATACCGACCAGAAGAAACCCGAGTTCTTGAAGATCAACCCGAATGGACGAATCCCGGCTCTGGTAGATGACAATGTGGAAGGTGGGCACAACGTGTTCGAAAGCGCGAGTATTTTGTTATGGCTGGTTGAGAGGTACGATAAAGATTACAAGTTTTGGTTCAAGGACCCGCTTGAGAGGAGCCAGGCGTTGAGCTGGATCTTTTTCGCCCATGGCG GTGTCGGACCTATGCAAGGTCAAGCCAACCACTTCTT CCGATACGCCCCCGAAAAGATCCCATACGGTATCAAACGCTACCAAGATGAAACTGCTCGTCTCTACTCTGTCCTCGAAGGTCAACTCGCCAAATCCGAAAGTCAAGGATACCTCGTCGGCGGTAAATTCTCTTTGGCCGACATCAATGTTTTCCCTTGGGTCCGATCTTACTCCTGGGCCGGTGTTGATATTACACCTTTCCCAAATGTGGCCAAGTGGCTGGAAAGAATTGAGGCGAGACCAGCGACATATAAGGGTTTGGGTGTGCCTGAGaggggaaagggaaagagaagtgaggaggaagaggaggaggatgcTAAGGAGGCTTCAAAGTGGATCATGAGTGGGCAGGAAAAGTAA
- a CDS encoding Hypothetical protein (Similar to TIGR gene model, INSD accession AAW45714.1; CNI04410): MYTHNSIDAPPPPYTPLVLSGRTSTKPSLANLPLHVVHRILILTLDQKATPSKFWSDPEEERVRRLWGMFRGLRGVNRVFWLGKFEVGLGRAHYLPFYLALVKPLYSSDPFPFESSSLSSPSLSIDPSDLSNVYAMRGRETAVLDKFVATRVGEELRRVESELSEGSEAERDIFGRLQPCARSEDLLSTLPQTLITPITLLPSPPPPARALPLPQSLLSINFTPAWAQLYINASPVSLTKIKGGRELVLEVRRLDRERRMRSLEETVRVIGEALEDMRRGLVEWGGRVE; the protein is encoded by the exons ATGTACACTCACAACTCAATCGACgcacctccacctccatACACGCCTCTGGTACTTTCCGGCCGAACGAGCACCAAGCCCTCCCTCGCCAATTTACCTCTTCACGTCGTTCATCGAATTCTTATACTTACACTGGACCAGAAGGCCACTCCCAGTAAATTCTGGTCGGATCCTGAGGAAGAACGGGTCAGGAGGCTATGGGGGATGTTTCGAGGCCTCCGAGGAGTGAACCGCGTTTTCTGGCTGGGTAAGTTCGAAGTTGGCTTGGGACG AGCTCATTATTTACCCTTCTACCTTGCCCTCGTTAAACCGTTATACTCCTCCGATCCCTTCCCATTCGAATCAtcctccctctcttccccATCCCTATCAATCGATCCCTCCGATTTGAGCAATGTCTATGCAATGAGAGGCCGCGAGACGGCGGTGCTCGACAAATTCGTAGCTACAAGAGTAGGTGAGGAACTCAGACGGGTGGAAAGTGAACTATCGGAAGGAAGTGAAGCTGAGAGAGACATATTTGGGAGGCTACAG CCTTGCGCACGAAGCGAGGACCTCCTTTCCACCCTCCCGCAAACCCTCATAACCCCCATCACCCTCCtcccatctcctcctcctccggCCCGAGCGCTTCCGCTCCCACAATCTCTGCTCAGCATCAACTTCACCCCGGCTTGGGCCCAGTTATATATAAATGCCTCCCCGGTGTCGCTCACCAAGATTAAAGGAGGACGCGAGCTGGTTTTGGAGGTCAGGAGGCTAGATagggagaggaggatgagatCCTTGGAGGAAACGGTCAGAGTGATTGGGGAAGCGTTAGAAGATATGAGGAGGGGGCTTGTGGAGTGGGGTGGAAGAGTAGAGTAA
- a CDS encoding Hypothetical protein (Similar to TIGR gene model, INSD accession AAW45283.1; CNI04390), with product MCPSYSGLSILPSRYLITIIRSLILLFAALTVLFLILPGVSGNKTGFYWVNIEYEGDEGTWEVGALGSCQYGTEYVFPFCFFLPGERLKGGEIVTKVDLDDYCPVDALLLAGQILHIGDLFIAFSFSTWPVRSSSPLSFPSVELVLG from the coding sequence ATGTGTCCTTCGTATTCAGGTCTCTCCATCCTACCTTCTCGGTACCTCATCACCATTATCCGTTCTCTTATTCTGCTCTTCGCGGCTTTGACAGTCCTTTTCCTCATTCTACCCGGAGTCTCTGGAAACAAGACTGGTTTCTACTGGGTGAACATTGAGTatgaaggagatgagggGACTTGGGAGGTTGGCGCATTGGGAAGTTGTCAATATGGGACCGAGTATGTCTTTCCCttttgcttcttccttcccgGTGAGAGGTTGAAAGGGGGGGAGATAGTGACGAAAGTGGACCTTGACGATTATTGCCCTGTAGATGCTCTTCTGCTGGCCGGACAAATCCTCCATATTGGGGATCTATTCATAGCCTTCTCATTTTCCACATGGCCTGTACGTTCGTCATCCCCTTTATCTTTTCCAAGTGTGGAACTGGTTCTCGGTTGA
- a CDS encoding Lectin, putative (Similar to TIGR gene model, INSD accession AAW45609.1), with amino-acid sequence MRRNPTLSLLSLTALTAIAGINAAELEDSLAPVIERTVPLRTHSLAAPYVDTDLQNRWWDFGGDAIINTNKHVRLTQDKPSQSGWLWARMPLSVSNWQIDVEFKVDGKANNIFGDGWAFWVTTDRAKQGTVFGSVDWFKGVGIFFDTYANSKHAYTFPRVSAMLGDGKTSYDHDRDNEGNEIGGCSENFRRRGDVPTKARLTYVKGRALQLKLQTKKSDEWKICFETNVNLPESPYIGFSAATGDVSDNHDIVSVNTYSLTLKPEYRTSKSSSNSKSDGKQAAMNADTNGRSGKGRREVKSGGDGWFMFILKVIGVLAFIAFAVAAVVSNLMIVFSLAIPQILEYNLPKSTSLFLVANQWKIHTN; translated from the exons ATGCGCCGAAATCCGACTTTATCCCTCCTCTCACTCACGGCACTTACGGCAATCGCAGGCATTAATGCAGCCGAATTAGAAGATTCTCTGGCACCTGTCATCGAGCGGACTGTCCCCCTTCGCACACACTCCCTGGCCGCGCCTTATGTCGATACTGATCTACAGAACCGCTGGTGGGATTTCGGCGGAGATGCTATTATC AACACAAACAAACATGTTCGCCTCACCCAAGACAAACCTTCCCAGTCCGGCTGGCTTTGGGCTCGCATGCCTCTTTCCGTATCCAACTGGCAAATCGATGTCGAGTTCAAAGTCGATGGCAAGGCGAACAATATCTTTGGAGATGGCTGGGCATTTTGGGTGACCACTGACCGGGCGAAGCAGGGCACGGTTTTCGGAAGTGTGGATTGGTTCAAGGGGGTCGGGATTTTCTTTGATAC TTACGCAAATTCGAAACACGCCTACACCTTCCCTCGGGTGAGCGCAATGCTAGGCGACGGCAAGACGTCATATGACCATGATCGGGACAACGAGGGGAATGAAATTGGGGGGTGCTCAGAAAACTTTAGGAGGAGAGGGGATGTCCCGACAAAGGCAAGACTGACTTATGTCAAGGGCAGAGCCCTACAG CTTAAATTACAAACCAAAAAGTCGGACGAATGGAAAATCTGCTTTGAAACGAACGTCAATCTCCCAGAAAGCCCTTATATCGGCTTCTCAGCTGCTACCGGAGACGTCAGTGACAATCACGA TATCGTATCGGTAAATACCTACTCTCTTACGCTCAAACCCGAATACCGCACGTCCAAATCCAGCTCTAACTCCAAGTCCGATGGAAAGCAAGCAGCTATGAACGCGGACACCAATGGGAGGAGCGGTAAAGGTCGAAGAGAAGTGAAGAGCGGTGGCGATGGATGGTTCATGTTTATCCTAAAA GTCATTGGCGTGTTGGCATTCATCGCTTTTGCTGTAGCCGCTGTCGTAAGTAACCTCATGATTGTCTTTTCCCTCGCCATCCCCCAAATTTTGGAATACAACCTCCCAAAGTCCACATCCCTTTTCCTGGTTGCCAATCAATGGAAGATCCACACGAACTAA